A window of the Dyadobacter pollutisoli genome harbors these coding sequences:
- a CDS encoding ABC transporter permease — protein MFQNYFKIAVRNLTRNKVFSLINIAGLSLGLTCCMLIVLYTKDEVSFDRFQENKDQLYRIKVTMSDPRETRTIGSTNAIHGPTFKEEIPEIKEIVRAQSSSFVTKKDNELLYENVLFADDNFFTVFSMPLLSGDPKTVLSDLRSIVLSEKLAQKYFNTTNAVGKSIELKIDTTFESFIVSGVAKQCPQNSSVQFDAVLPFKFQEARGWTDKEWLGFYMNTFVLLNAKADYRAVVPKINAVFATKSADEIGRIKDFNQKIKFDLQPFLDVHLDSELSDLRNGLDKGSSPIYSYVLSGIAIFILLIACINFVNLTVARSLKRAKEIGVRKVIGSERKQLVAQFLGESFLLSFIAFSLAILLTQLVLPTFNELANKQLALSYLLDSGLVSGYIALFFVTGFVAGFYPALVLSGFSPVQTLYNRTRLTNKNYLTKGLVVFQFALSVCLVIGTIVIYSQFKYLTDKDLGYNDKNLLSFSLGRGRDGEKKLDVVKSELSTVPGIASVAAWNGNYNGTGAKVDGKEIGFGYIGVDDGFLSTLQIPIVKGRNFSKLFPSDPTQSVIVNEAFVKEAGWKDPVGKVVDFEWKNAKMNVIGVIKNYHYASLKDTIKPLLLTQDPGYGRGTVYAKLDTKDIPATIKAVEAIFRRNVKFLPFEYKFEDVTNLKRYEKEAKWKEMITLAAILSIFVSCIGLFGLATFNAETRVKEIGIRKVLGASVASITALLSADFIKLVLLAIVIAMPLAYYAVNIWLENFPYRIDISWWYFAIAGLLAICVAILTVGYQSIKTAMLNPVRSLRTD, from the coding sequence ATGTTCCAAAACTATTTCAAAATCGCCGTTCGGAATCTGACGAGAAACAAGGTTTTCTCGCTGATCAACATTGCCGGCCTGTCGCTGGGCCTCACCTGCTGCATGCTGATCGTGCTTTATACGAAGGACGAAGTCAGTTTTGACCGTTTCCAGGAAAATAAAGATCAGTTGTACAGGATCAAGGTGACCATGTCTGATCCGCGGGAAACGCGCACGATTGGCAGTACCAATGCGATCCACGGTCCCACATTTAAAGAAGAAATCCCTGAAATCAAGGAAATTGTGAGGGCCCAAAGCAGTTCATTTGTGACTAAAAAAGACAATGAGCTGCTGTACGAAAATGTGCTTTTTGCGGATGATAACTTCTTCACAGTATTCTCCATGCCGCTGCTTTCGGGCGACCCCAAGACGGTTTTGTCCGATCTTCGTTCCATTGTGTTGTCGGAAAAACTGGCCCAAAAATATTTCAATACGACTAATGCCGTCGGCAAGAGCATTGAACTCAAAATTGATACAACTTTCGAGTCGTTCATTGTGTCGGGTGTAGCGAAACAATGTCCGCAAAATTCATCGGTTCAATTTGACGCGGTGCTCCCTTTCAAATTTCAGGAGGCCCGGGGGTGGACGGATAAGGAATGGCTGGGCTTTTATATGAACACATTTGTTCTATTGAATGCAAAGGCCGATTATCGCGCGGTTGTTCCGAAGATCAATGCGGTTTTTGCTACCAAATCGGCGGACGAGATTGGCAGGATCAAGGACTTTAACCAAAAAATCAAATTTGATTTGCAGCCATTTCTGGACGTACATCTCGACAGCGAGCTCAGTGACCTGCGCAATGGTTTGGACAAAGGCAGCAGTCCTATTTATTCTTACGTACTTTCAGGAATTGCCATTTTTATCCTGCTCATCGCCTGCATCAATTTCGTAAACCTCACTGTCGCACGATCGTTGAAAAGAGCGAAGGAAATTGGTGTGCGTAAAGTGATAGGAAGCGAACGGAAACAGCTGGTAGCTCAGTTTTTAGGTGAATCTTTCCTGCTGTCATTCATTGCATTTTCACTCGCAATTTTACTGACACAACTAGTACTTCCGACATTCAATGAGCTGGCTAACAAGCAACTCGCGCTTTCTTACCTGCTCGACAGCGGCCTGGTTTCGGGATACATTGCACTGTTTTTTGTGACGGGATTCGTCGCCGGATTTTATCCGGCATTGGTGTTGTCGGGTTTCAGTCCGGTTCAGACTTTATACAACCGTACGCGGCTTACCAACAAAAATTATCTGACCAAAGGTTTGGTGGTATTTCAGTTTGCATTATCCGTTTGCCTCGTGATCGGTACCATTGTGATTTATTCGCAGTTTAAATATTTGACGGACAAAGATTTGGGATATAATGACAAAAATCTGCTCAGTTTCAGCCTGGGGCGTGGCCGTGACGGTGAAAAAAAGCTGGATGTGGTGAAAAGCGAGCTTAGTACTGTGCCTGGTATCGCTTCGGTAGCAGCCTGGAATGGCAATTATAATGGTACTGGCGCAAAAGTCGATGGCAAGGAGATCGGTTTCGGGTACATCGGTGTGGACGACGGCTTTCTTTCGACACTACAAATTCCGATCGTAAAAGGACGCAATTTTTCTAAGCTTTTTCCTTCCGATCCTACCCAATCCGTGATCGTGAATGAGGCATTTGTAAAGGAAGCGGGCTGGAAAGACCCGGTGGGGAAAGTGGTTGATTTTGAGTGGAAAAATGCGAAGATGAATGTGATAGGTGTCATTAAAAACTATCATTACGCTTCTTTGAAAGACACGATCAAGCCGTTGCTTTTGACGCAGGATCCAGGTTACGGACGCGGGACTGTTTATGCCAAACTGGACACGAAGGACATTCCGGCGACGATCAAGGCGGTGGAAGCGATTTTCCGGAGAAATGTTAAATTCCTTCCTTTTGAGTACAAATTCGAAGATGTTACCAATTTGAAAAGATATGAAAAGGAAGCTAAATGGAAGGAAATGATCACATTGGCCGCCATTTTGTCCATCTTCGTTTCATGCATTGGCTTGTTTGGCCTGGCGACTTTCAATGCGGAAACGCGGGTGAAAGAAATCGGTATCCGGAAGGTACTGGGCGCGTCGGTAGCGAGCATTACTGCATTACTGTCTGCTGATTTTATCAAACTGGTGTTGCTGGCGATCGTCATTGCAATGCCGCTGGCTTACTATGCGGTTAATATCTGGCTGGAAAACTTCCCTTACCGGATCGATATTTCGTGGTGGTACTTTGCCATCGCCGGTCTCCTGGCCATTTGCGTAGCCATTCTGACTGTCGGTTACCAGAGTATCAAAACAGCCATGCTGAATCCGGTGCGATCATTGCGAACTGACTAA
- a CDS encoding ABC transporter permease has protein sequence MFQNYIKIAWRSLINSKVFSFVNILGLGIGMAVAMLVSLWVWDEISFDHGSPNSESVARVMLQSVQNGEIVTSPNMPFPLSEELRKSYPDDFEHVALSWDTSDYDLLVGKNRFRKRGRFMEPEGAEILAPEMLSGKRSFLNDQSSIIISESAARAMFGETSPTGKLLTIDGEMKAQIAGVFKDFPNNSQFSDLSFIGPWDLFVSVKKRKWMQEATSNWSLKTFEILVQVSPKTTIGAVSGKIKNTMLNRVGDIKTEAILKPGIILHPMHKWHLYSKWENGLNTGGFITYVRLFSVIGVFVLILACINFMNLSTARSQKRAREVGVRKAVGSFRSQLIFQFLCESMMMVVFSFLLALVFVELALPAFNGFSGKKMVFLSGNDLAAQPLFWIGSFVICIVTAVVAGIYPAFYLSSFKPVKALQSGSFFSGHSNGFPRRLLVVIQFSLSIMLITGTWIVLRQIQFGRDRNVGYDRERLVNIRMANFHGSLDALTNELLRSPAIVNVAQSSGMVTDVRSNASGFLWSGKDPGLRESFAVIAASHDYGKTVGWQIREGRDFARSFSSDSNAVILNEAAVKYMGIKDPIGQTIRWKDDTFNDDVYHIVGVVKDMVMESPFAPVKQTIYFMTYAPNFLLLRVNPNADFVRTITGVEAVFRKYAPEATLDYKLADQEYQGKFHSEERIASLARLSAFLAIFISCLGLFGMVSFIIEQRTKEIGIRKVLGASSLRLWSLLTKDFAGSILISCLVATPVTWYLMDTWLNHYEYRSTIPWWVFIVSCTGSLLIALATVSFQAIKAALMNPVKSLKSE, from the coding sequence ATGTTCCAAAACTACATCAAAATCGCGTGGCGCAGCCTGATTAACTCGAAGGTCTTTTCCTTTGTCAATATCCTCGGACTTGGCATTGGAATGGCCGTTGCTATGCTGGTTTCATTGTGGGTATGGGACGAAATTTCTTTTGATCACGGCAGCCCAAATTCGGAGAGTGTAGCCCGTGTTATGCTGCAATCGGTACAAAACGGTGAGATAGTTACATCACCCAACATGCCCTTTCCGCTATCCGAAGAATTGCGAAAAAGCTATCCCGACGATTTTGAGCACGTGGCACTTTCCTGGGACACATCTGACTATGACCTTCTGGTAGGAAAGAACAGATTCAGGAAGCGGGGCAGATTTATGGAGCCCGAGGGAGCTGAAATATTGGCACCCGAAATGCTATCCGGTAAGCGTTCCTTTTTAAATGATCAATCTTCCATAATTATATCTGAATCAGCCGCAAGAGCCATGTTTGGCGAGACTTCTCCAACAGGAAAACTCCTCACGATCGATGGCGAAATGAAGGCCCAGATTGCGGGTGTTTTTAAAGATTTTCCCAATAATTCCCAGTTTAGCGACCTTTCATTTATCGGGCCATGGGATCTTTTTGTTTCGGTAAAAAAAAGGAAATGGATGCAGGAAGCCACAAGCAACTGGTCGCTAAAAACGTTTGAAATACTGGTTCAGGTTTCTCCAAAAACAACGATAGGGGCGGTCTCGGGCAAAATAAAGAACACCATGCTCAACCGGGTTGGTGATATCAAGACGGAGGCCATTTTGAAGCCAGGCATTATTTTACATCCTATGCACAAATGGCATCTGTATTCAAAGTGGGAGAATGGGTTAAATACCGGAGGCTTTATTACCTATGTCAGGTTGTTCAGTGTTATTGGTGTTTTTGTGCTGATCCTTGCCTGCATTAATTTCATGAATCTGAGTACCGCCCGTTCACAGAAAAGGGCACGAGAAGTTGGTGTACGCAAAGCCGTAGGTTCTTTTCGCAGCCAGCTGATTTTCCAATTTTTGTGCGAGTCGATGATGATGGTCGTTTTCTCGTTTCTGCTGGCACTGGTCTTTGTTGAACTTGCGCTACCTGCTTTTAATGGTTTTTCGGGCAAAAAAATGGTCTTTCTGTCCGGGAATGACCTTGCGGCCCAGCCGTTATTCTGGATCGGTAGCTTCGTTATTTGTATTGTAACTGCCGTTGTAGCAGGTATTTATCCTGCATTCTATCTTTCCTCCTTCAAGCCTGTTAAAGCTCTTCAATCGGGGTCGTTTTTTTCAGGCCATTCCAATGGTTTTCCACGCCGGCTTCTGGTAGTCATTCAGTTTTCATTATCGATTATGCTGATCACCGGAACATGGATTGTACTAAGGCAAATCCAGTTTGGCAGGGATAGAAATGTAGGTTATGATCGGGAGAGGTTAGTAAACATCAGAATGGCAAATTTTCACGGGTCGCTGGACGCGCTCACCAATGAACTGTTGCGTTCTCCCGCTATTGTCAATGTGGCACAATCTTCCGGAATGGTAACTGATGTTCGTTCCAATGCCAGTGGTTTTTTATGGTCTGGCAAAGATCCGGGGCTCCGAGAAAGTTTTGCCGTCATTGCAGCATCACATGACTACGGAAAGACGGTTGGCTGGCAAATACGTGAAGGCAGAGATTTTGCAAGATCGTTTTCGTCTGATTCCAATGCAGTTATCCTGAATGAGGCCGCTGTCAAATACATGGGCATCAAGGATCCGATTGGTCAGACGATCAGATGGAAGGACGATACTTTCAATGATGATGTCTATCACATCGTAGGAGTAGTAAAAGACATGGTAATGGAATCACCTTTTGCGCCGGTGAAACAGACCATTTATTTCATGACCTACGCGCCAAATTTTTTGCTTTTAAGGGTGAATCCGAATGCAGATTTTGTCAGGACTATTACCGGAGTGGAGGCAGTTTTTAGGAAATATGCACCGGAGGCTACATTGGATTACAAACTGGCGGATCAAGAATATCAGGGGAAATTCCATAGCGAAGAACGCATCGCGAGTTTGGCCCGGTTATCAGCTTTTCTGGCGATTTTTATTAGCTGTCTCGGTCTTTTTGGGATGGTATCTTTCATCATTGAACAGCGAACTAAGGAAATCGGCATCCGCAAAGTACTTGGTGCATCCTCACTCAGGCTTTGGAGCTTGCTAACCAAAGATTTTGCCGGTTCTATATTGATTTCCTGCCTGGTTGCGACGCCAGTAACGTGGTACCTGATGGATACCTGGTTAAATCATTACGAGTATCGTTCTACAATTCCCTGGTGGGTATTTATAGTCTCTTGCACAGGTTCATTGCTGATCGCATTGGCAACCGTCAGCTTCCAGGCCATCAAAGCGGCGCTGATGAACCCGGTGAAGAGTTTGAAGAGTGAGTAG
- a CDS encoding ABC transporter permease, with protein MFKNYFKIAWRNLLKNKTFSLINILGLALGMACSLLIMLWVQDEVRMDRYHKNDTRLFSVMENQYYSGAVNTFSSTPGILAENIVKDIPEIQMASQLLWEESPVFTVGNVLDNEKGRYAQGDFLSMFSFDLSQGDPKTALKRPDGVVISQKLVNKYFKGQDPMGKTIRVDNKDDVIVTGILKEISPYSSMTFDFLMSYDRWQKNNKWSQEWGNNGPRCVVMLAGNTSVEKVNAKIKNYIKTKNKDSNVELFLINYGESYLYSNWEAGKQNGGRIEYVRMFTIVAVFILIIACINFMNLATARSVKRAKEVGLRKVVGAYRSSLITQFMGESILITLLALFFAVVLVVVLLPSFNALTEKKLALDFLDPSLLLLLLALATATGLVAGSYPALFMSSLNPVVVLKGALKFKPSAAYFRQGLVVFQFGLSILLILSMIVVYNQIQYIQSKNLGFARENLLYISDIERGMAKNFASFKQALENEPGIKSVSSSQANPMNYGSSTQGVRWPGKDTTQQLLFNVNPSGYDFVKTMGIKLLDGRDFSPEFGTDTSNYLINEAAAKKIGYKDPVGKELTMWGKKGKIIGLMKDFHIGSLHVAIEPLIVSLQPKQDTWGAALIRTEAGRTSQAIENIEKLFKRYSPGIPFKYHFADEEFGNLYKAENVVSKLSNYFAFLAIFISCLGLFGLAAFTAEQRTKEIGVRKVLGASIANVVGMLSMDFVKLVALAAFIAFPIAWYFLRGWLEKYAYRIDIEWWYFVVAGVAALLIALFTVSFQAIKAALMNPVKSLKSE; from the coding sequence ATGTTCAAAAACTACTTCAAAATCGCATGGCGGAATTTGTTGAAAAACAAAACATTCAGCCTGATCAACATCCTTGGCCTCGCGCTGGGAATGGCCTGCAGCCTGCTCATTATGCTTTGGGTGCAGGATGAAGTCAGAATGGATCGCTATCACAAGAATGATACGCGGCTTTTTTCGGTCATGGAGAACCAGTACTATTCTGGTGCGGTCAATACATTCTCTTCTACGCCCGGTATCTTGGCCGAAAATATTGTCAAGGACATTCCTGAAATTCAGATGGCCAGCCAGTTGCTTTGGGAAGAATCGCCGGTGTTCACCGTGGGCAATGTGTTGGATAACGAAAAAGGACGCTATGCCCAGGGTGATTTTCTTTCGATGTTTTCGTTTGATCTAAGCCAGGGCGACCCAAAGACCGCATTGAAACGCCCGGACGGCGTGGTGATTTCGCAAAAGCTGGTCAACAAGTATTTCAAAGGCCAGGATCCAATGGGCAAAACGATCCGGGTTGATAACAAAGACGATGTGATCGTTACCGGGATACTCAAAGAAATTTCGCCCTACTCATCGATGACATTCGATTTTCTGATGAGCTACGACCGTTGGCAAAAAAATAATAAATGGTCGCAGGAATGGGGCAACAATGGTCCGCGCTGCGTGGTAATGCTCGCTGGCAATACATCCGTTGAAAAGGTCAATGCCAAGATTAAAAATTATATCAAAACAAAAAATAAGGACAGCAATGTTGAGCTGTTTTTGATCAACTACGGCGAGTCCTATCTTTATTCCAACTGGGAAGCCGGCAAGCAGAACGGGGGACGGATTGAATATGTACGAATGTTTACCATTGTCGCCGTTTTCATCCTGATCATTGCCTGTATCAACTTTATGAACCTGGCGACAGCCCGCTCGGTGAAGCGCGCGAAAGAAGTAGGATTGCGAAAAGTGGTAGGAGCTTACCGCAGCAGTCTGATCACCCAGTTTATGGGAGAATCCATTCTGATCACATTGCTGGCACTTTTCTTTGCCGTTGTGCTGGTAGTAGTTTTACTGCCTTCATTTAACGCACTGACGGAGAAAAAACTGGCACTCGATTTTCTCGACCCGTCTTTGCTTTTGCTGCTTTTGGCATTGGCAACTGCAACGGGCCTCGTAGCCGGAAGTTACCCTGCATTGTTTATGTCCTCGCTGAATCCGGTGGTCGTGCTGAAAGGTGCATTGAAATTCAAGCCCAGTGCGGCTTATTTCCGTCAGGGACTGGTCGTGTTTCAGTTTGGCTTGTCGATATTACTGATTCTCTCTATGATCGTGGTGTACAACCAGATCCAGTACATTCAAAGCAAGAACCTCGGTTTTGCGCGTGAAAACCTGCTGTATATCAGTGACATTGAAAGAGGGATGGCGAAGAATTTTGCGTCTTTCAAGCAAGCGCTGGAAAACGAGCCCGGCATTAAATCCGTGTCCAGCTCCCAGGCCAATCCGATGAATTATGGCAGCTCTACCCAGGGTGTGCGGTGGCCAGGTAAGGATACTACCCAGCAATTGCTCTTTAATGTAAATCCGTCGGGTTATGATTTTGTCAAAACAATGGGCATCAAGCTCTTGGACGGCCGTGATTTTAGTCCGGAGTTTGGTACTGACACTTCCAATTACCTGATCAATGAAGCTGCCGCTAAAAAGATCGGCTACAAAGATCCGGTAGGAAAAGAGTTGACCATGTGGGGCAAAAAGGGCAAGATCATAGGTTTAATGAAGGATTTTCATATTGGCTCACTACATGTCGCTATCGAACCGCTGATCGTCAGCCTGCAACCGAAACAGGATACCTGGGGTGCGGCGCTGATCAGGACAGAGGCTGGGCGTACGAGTCAGGCTATTGAAAATATCGAGAAACTATTCAAGCGATACAGCCCGGGTATACCGTTTAAGTACCATTTTGCAGACGAAGAATTTGGCAATTTGTACAAAGCTGAAAACGTAGTCAGCAAACTTTCCAATTACTTCGCTTTTCTGGCGATTTTCATTTCCTGCCTGGGCCTGTTTGGTCTGGCAGCATTCACCGCGGAGCAGCGTACGAAGGAGATCGGAGTGCGTAAAGTGCTGGGTGCCAGCATTGCCAATGTTGTAGGGATGCTTTCCATGGATTTTGTAAAACTGGTCGCGCTTGCTGCCTTTATTGCGTTCCCCATTGCCTGGTACTTTCTCAGAGGCTGGCTCGAAAAATACGCCTACCGCATCGACATTGAATGGTGGTATTTCGTCGTAGCAGGAGTCGCGGCATTGCTCATTGCATTGTTTACCGTCAGTTTCCAGGCCATCAAAGCGGCGCTGATGAACCCGGTGAAGAGTTTGAAGAGTGAGTAG
- a CDS encoding ABC transporter permease: MLQNYLKIAWRNLRNHKFYSFLNIFGLALGLASCLLITLYVIDELSYDKSFGHAERIYRINADIRFGGADMSLAVAPDPLAFTLKKDYPQIEQVVRLRENGSQLVRRAEAAENLKEEHVVYADSTFFKVFSVPMLMGDAEKALKDPHTVVISETDAAKYFGAENPIGKALIVDNSQTYTVTGVMQDIPAQSHLRDMNMLLSMSSTEESRLGGWGSHNFNTYLLFREGVDPVQFEKNFETVLQKYTAKWLVSFLGASLDEVRKSGSYLRYTLIPLTDIHLHSDRTSEINVNGNIQYVYIFAVVALFLLTIACVNFMNLATARSANRAKEVGVRKALGSERSSLVSQFLTESVMLSFFSLALAVILAYAALPYFNNLAGKQVSFPIQKVWFWAALLLTGGAVGMLAGSYPAFFLSAFKPLKVLKNSVELQGKGGYLRNGLVVFQFVISVMLIVGTGVIYRQLNFIQTKKLGFNKDQMLIVNDAYALNNQVKSFKEQVMRIPNVESATVTSFLPTPSSRTDHTFFPVGQMEQDKGINMQKWAVDYDFVKTMGLQIANGRPFQEEFPSDSAGIVINEAAAKVLGYADPVGKRIFGYEDAALTQKVTYTIIGVVKNFHFESLKKNIGALSLVLYRSNGNVVFKLSGGNVAQTVGQVEQLWKKMAPGQPFSYRFMDEDFNQVYRSEERVGKIFITFAVISIIIGCLGLFGLSAYTAERRTKEIGVRKVLGASVANIVTLLSKEFLRLIIIAIVIGIPISWFGMNQWLNDFAYHVDLAWWMFVAAGALAITIALLTVSFQSIKAALMNPVKSLRSE; this comes from the coding sequence ATGCTGCAAAACTATTTGAAGATTGCGTGGAGAAACCTGCGCAATCATAAGTTTTATTCGTTTCTGAATATTTTCGGCCTTGCATTGGGACTGGCAAGTTGCTTGCTGATCACGTTGTATGTCATCGATGAGCTCAGCTATGACAAGTCTTTTGGTCACGCGGAACGTATTTACCGGATCAATGCAGATATACGCTTCGGCGGAGCAGATATGTCGCTTGCGGTAGCACCTGACCCGCTTGCATTTACATTGAAGAAAGATTATCCTCAGATTGAACAGGTTGTGCGGCTGCGGGAAAATGGCAGCCAGCTGGTACGCAGGGCGGAAGCAGCAGAAAACCTCAAAGAAGAGCATGTTGTTTACGCTGACTCCACTTTTTTTAAAGTATTCTCCGTTCCAATGTTAATGGGGGATGCAGAAAAAGCATTAAAAGATCCTCACACGGTTGTCATTTCAGAAACCGATGCTGCCAAATATTTCGGGGCAGAAAATCCGATCGGTAAAGCGCTGATCGTTGATAATTCTCAAACATATACCGTTACCGGTGTCATGCAGGACATTCCGGCGCAATCGCATTTGCGTGATATGAATATGTTGCTTTCCATGAGTTCTACTGAGGAAAGCAGGCTGGGAGGATGGGGAAGCCACAATTTTAATACATATCTTTTATTTAGAGAGGGCGTTGATCCTGTACAGTTCGAAAAGAATTTTGAAACAGTCCTGCAAAAGTATACTGCAAAATGGCTGGTCAGCTTTTTGGGTGCCTCGCTGGATGAGGTCCGCAAATCGGGAAGTTATTTGCGCTACACACTCATTCCGCTTACCGATATACATTTGCATTCAGACCGTACCTCTGAGATCAATGTCAACGGTAATATTCAGTACGTATATATTTTTGCGGTCGTAGCCTTATTCCTGCTGACCATTGCCTGCGTAAACTTTATGAACCTCGCGACGGCGCGCTCTGCGAACCGGGCAAAGGAGGTTGGTGTGCGCAAAGCTTTGGGTTCCGAGCGTTCTTCTCTCGTCAGCCAGTTTCTCACGGAATCAGTGATGCTGAGTTTCTTTTCACTCGCACTGGCAGTTATTCTGGCTTATGCAGCGCTTCCGTATTTCAATAATCTGGCCGGTAAGCAGGTTAGTTTTCCAATACAAAAGGTTTGGTTCTGGGCTGCTTTGTTGTTAACGGGTGGTGCCGTGGGAATGCTGGCAGGGAGTTATCCTGCGTTTTTCCTTTCCGCTTTCAAGCCGCTAAAAGTTTTAAAGAACAGCGTGGAACTCCAAGGAAAGGGAGGCTATCTGCGTAATGGGCTCGTTGTTTTTCAATTTGTGATTTCAGTAATGCTCATTGTAGGCACCGGCGTGATCTATCGTCAGTTGAATTTTATCCAGACCAAAAAGCTAGGCTTCAACAAAGATCAAATGCTGATCGTGAACGATGCCTATGCGCTCAATAATCAGGTTAAATCATTCAAGGAGCAGGTTATGCGGATTCCAAATGTGGAAAGCGCTACTGTGACGAGCTTTCTGCCTACGCCATCGTCCCGCACTGACCATACATTTTTCCCGGTTGGGCAAATGGAGCAGGACAAAGGCATTAATATGCAGAAATGGGCCGTTGACTATGATTTTGTAAAAACAATGGGTTTACAAATAGCCAACGGACGTCCTTTCCAAGAAGAATTTCCGTCCGATTCTGCGGGCATTGTCATCAATGAAGCAGCTGCAAAAGTGCTGGGATATGCTGATCCGGTTGGAAAACGAATATTCGGATATGAAGACGCAGCTTTGACCCAAAAAGTGACTTACACAATCATTGGTGTAGTAAAGAACTTCCATTTTGAATCTCTGAAGAAAAATATCGGCGCGCTGAGTTTGGTGCTTTACCGAAGCAATGGGAATGTGGTTTTCAAGTTAAGTGGCGGCAATGTGGCGCAAACCGTCGGTCAGGTTGAACAGCTTTGGAAGAAAATGGCACCGGGGCAACCGTTCAGTTACCGGTTCATGGACGAAGACTTTAATCAGGTTTATCGCAGTGAAGAGCGGGTAGGGAAGATTTTTATCACTTTCGCTGTCATTTCGATCATTATTGGCTGTCTTGGTTTGTTCGGGTTGTCCGCCTACACCGCTGAACGCAGGACAAAGGAAATCGGCGTGAGGAAGGTGCTCGGAGCAAGCGTAGCCAACATTGTTACACTGCTTTCGAAAGAATTTTTGAGGCTCATCATCATTGCCATTGTGATTGGTATTCCTATTTCCTGGTTCGGGATGAACCAATGGCTCAACGACTTTGCCTATCATGTAGATCTTGCCTGGTGGATGTTCGTCGCAGCCGGGGCACTCGCTATCACAATCGCCTTGCTGACCGTAAGCTTCCAAAGTATCAAAGCAGCACTGATGAATCCGGTGAAGTCGTTGAGGAGCGAATAG